ACAGGCTTACAGAACGCTCCGCTACCATTCCAATAAATTGGAATCCGCAGCTTCGGTGCATGGCTTTAGCCCCGATACATCTTCGGCGCAGGCCGGCTTAAATTTAGACCAGTGAGCTATTACGCTTTCTTTAAAGGGTGGCTGCTTCTAAGCCAACCTCCTGGTTGTTTTGGCCTTCCCACATCCTTTCCCACTTAGCCATGACTTAGGGACCTTAGCTGGCGGTCTGGGCTGTTTCCCTCTCGGCAATGGATCTTAGCACCCACTGCCTGTCTGCCATACTGCATTCATCGGTATTCGGAGTTTGGTTAGGTTTGGTAAGTCGTTGGGACCCCCTAGCCCATCCAGTGCTCTACCCCCGATGATGATATATGACGCTCTACCTAAATAGATTTCGCGGAGAACCAGCTATTTCCGGGTTTGATTGGCCTTTCACCCCTAGCCACAAGTCATCCCCCAACTTTTCAACGTTGGTGGGTTCGGTCCTCCAGTGCGTGTTACCGCACCTTCAACCTGCTCATGGCTAGATCACCCGGTTTCGGGTCTAATCCCTGCAACTTAGTCGCCCTATTAAGACTCGCTTTCGCTGCGCCTACACCTAACGGCTTAAGCTTGCTGCAAAGATTAACTCGCTGACCCATTATACAAAAGGTACGCAGTCACACCATAAAGGTGCTCCTACTGCTTGTAGGCATCCGGTTTCAAGGTCTGTTTCACTCCCCTTGTCGGGGTGCTTTTCACCTTTCCCTCACGGTACTTGTTCACTATCGGTCGCATAGGAGTACTTAGGCTTGGAGGGTGGTCCCCCCACGTTCAGACAGGATTTCACGTGTCCCGCCCTACTCGAGGACCATACAAAACGTTACCTATACGGGGCTATCACCCACTATGGCGTGCCTTTCCAGACACTTCTAGTTTGTTTCATATGGCCACTGGCCTGGTCCGCGTTCGCTCGCCACTACTAACGGAGTCTCGGTTGATGTCCTTTCCTCTGGCTACTTAGATGTTTCAGTTCACCAGGTTCGCTTCGTTACCCTATATATTCAGGTAACGATACCGCTAATGCGGTGGGTTTCCCCATTCGGATATCTTCGGATCAAAGTTTGCTTGCAACTCCCCGAAGCTTTTCGCAGCATGCCACGTCCTTCATCGCCTCTATGCGCCAAGGTATCCACCAAATGCCCTTAAAACGTTTGATCTCAGCACTTTGTCATACACAGAAGTCAAGCCAGATCCAAAAAGTCCCTTACAGAACCCCTTAAAATCAAACCCAACAACTGCACATTAACAGTCGTTAAAAATTGAACACTTTACCCAGAAGTAACCACAATGTCGGTGTGATCACTTCCAGTCAATGAGATATGAAGCGTGCACTTCACATCTCGTTTAGGATGTAATTTATAACCTCTTCACAATGTCAAATAAAACACAAAGGCAAAGCCTTCGCTAAACCGAACAAGTCGGTATTCCGTTTCCCTCAAAAGATAATCCCTATTCCCGTCCAGCCAATATCCAAACAAGCTGCATTCGCAAACGCGCTCCGTCCAGATCTATCGATGTCCCAGCAGTTGGTGGTGGAGGCAGACGGGATCGAACCGACGACCTCATGCTTGCAAAGCACGCGCTCTCCCAACTGAGCTATGCCCCCATGCCAACTGATAAACATCTTATCGATGGTGGGCCTGGGTAGACTTGAACTACCGACCTCACGCTTATCAGGCGTGCGCTCTAACCAGCTGAGCTACAGGCCCCAAACCGTACAGGTCAGAAACCCGCGCCAGATGCGGCAATAATTATCTTTTGAGAAGAGATACGAGGACGGCGACCGTCTAAATGTGCCTAACCTGAATAAATCCAGTTGGCTTATGTCTATGGCAACCTTTATTGCTAAAGGTCATCCTTAGAAAGGAGGTGATCCAGCCGCAGGTTCCCCTACGGCTACCTTGTTACGACTTCACCCCAGTCGCTGACCTTACCGTGGTCGGCTGCGTCCAAAAGGTTCGCGCACCGGCTTCGGGTAAAACCAACTCCCATGGTGTGACGGGCGGTGTGTACAAGGCCCGGGAACGTATTCACCGCGGCATGCTGATCCGCGATTACTAGCGATTCCAACTTCATGCTCTCGAGTTGCAGAGAACAATCCGAACTGAGATGGTTTTTGGAGATTAGCTCCGGGTCACCCCTTCGCATCCCACTGTCACCACCATTGTAGCACGTGTGTAGCCCAGCCCATAAGGGCCATGAGGACTTGACGTCATCCCCACCTTCCTCCGGCTTATCACCGGCAGTTCCATCAGAGTGCCCAACTAAATGCTGGCAACTAATGGCGAGGGTTGCGCTCGTTGCGGGACTTAACCCAACATCTCACGACACGAGCTGACGACAGCCATGCAGCACCTGTGTGGTAGCCAGCCGAACTGAAGAAAACCATCTCTGGTAATCATACTACCCATGTCAAGGGCTGGTAAGGTTCTGCGCGTTGCTTCGAATTAAACCACATGCTCCACCGCTTGTGCGGGCCCCCGTCAATTCCTTTGAGTTTTAATCTTGCGACCGTACTCCCCAGGCGGAATGCTTAATGCGTTAGCTGCGTCACTGAAAGGTAAACCTCCCAACAACTAGCATTCATCGTTTACGGCGTGGACTACCAGGGTATCTAATCCTGTTTGCTCCCCACGCTTTCGTACCTCAGCGTCAGTATCGAACCAGTAAGCCGCCTTCGCCACTGGTGTTCTTCCCAATATCTACGAATTTCACCTCTACACTGGGAATTCCACTTACCTCTTTCGATCTCTAGCTAACCAGTTTTGAGTGCAGTTCCGGGGTTGAGCCCCGGGCTTTCACACCCAACTTGATTAGCCGCCTACGTACTCTTTACGCCCAGTAATTCCGAACAACGCTAGTCCCCTCCGTATTACCGCGGCTGCTGGCACGGAGTTAGCCGGGACTTCTTTACTAGGTACCGTCATTATCTTCCCTAGCGAAAGAGCTTTACAACCCTAAGGCCTTCTTCACTCACGCGGCATGGCTGGATCAGGGTTGCCCCCATTGTCCAATATTCCCCACTGCTGCCTCCCGTAGGAGTCTGGACCGTGTCTCAGTTCCAGTGTGGCTGATCGTCCTCTCAGACCAGCTAAAGATCGTCGACTTGGTAGGCCATTACCCCACCAACTATCTAATCCTACGCGGGTTTCTCTTTCGGCGATAAATCTTTAGTCCGTAGACTTCATACGGTATTAGCGTTCGTTTCCAAACGTTATCCCGTACCGAAAGGCAAATCCCCACGCGTTACTCACCCGTGCGCCACTCTCCACTTCCCGAAAGAAGCTTCTCGTTCGACTTGCATGTGTTAGGCCTGCCGCCAGCGTTCGTTCTGAGCCAGGATCAAACTCTCAAGTTTGATTTAAAATTGACAAATTTCCCGTCACAACGTTCTGCTCAATTATTTCCATAATCAAGCGCTGAACTGCAAATTACTTACATAACTTCCAGAATACACGTCACGACAAAATACTCATCAATTCAACAAGCCGCCGTCCGCGTATCCCTTCTCATCTATCAACAATGTAAATCAAAAAACGAAGCCGTCTAACAACCTCTAATTCCCTTCAGTGCGACCCTCAAATCCCCCGTCTCTCAACCGGTTCTCAGTAGCCCGCCCCGTTGGCGTGGAGCGGTTTATAGGCCCATACCCACAAACCGTCAAACCCTTTTTTCATCTTTTTTCAATTTTTATGAAAATCCCAATCTGAGGCTTTTCGCATATGCACAATAAAGGTCAACAAAACTGCCATTTCTATCTTCAAAGTGTATTGAAAGAGCTGTTCGATTTTTTTACGAGCGAAGGCTGTCGCACGACGAACTTCTTCAAAAGACCTAATAAGAACGGGGCAAATCAAGCTCATGTTCGGCGATAAAAGACAAAATGAGATTGGTTGAGATAGGTGCGATTTGATAGAGTCGGGTTTCGCGATATTTCCGCTCCACATCATATTCCTCAGCAAAACCAAAACCGCCATGAGATTGCAGGCAAGCCTCCCCGGCTGCCCAGGACGCTTCCGATGCAAGCATCTTGGCCATATTGGCTTCCGCCCCACAGGCTTTACCTTCGTCATAAAGACCATATGCCTTTTGAACCATCAGCTTCGCAGCCTCTGTCTGGGCATAAGATCGGGCGATGGGAAACTGAACGCCCTGATTTTGCCCGATGGGTCGCCCGAAGACTTTCCGGTCCCTTACATAGTCCGACGCAGTCTCGATAAACCAACGCGCATCCCCGATACATTCAGAAGCAATCAGGATGCGTTCAGCGTTCATACCGGTCAGGATATACTTGAACCCCTTTCCCTCTTCACCGATCAGACTGTCAGCCGGAATGCGCATATCCTCAAAGAAGACTTCAGTTGTCGCGTGATTGATCATCGTACGGATTGGCCGAATAGTCATACCATTGCCCACCGTTTTTCGCATATCGACAACAAACACCGAAAGACCATCAGAGCGCTTTTGCACCTTATCTTTCGGTGTCGTTCGGGCAAGCAGTATCATTAGATCAGAATATTCAGCCCGGGACGTCCATACTTTCTGCCCGTTAATGACATACTCATCCCCATCCCGGACAGCCATGGTCGATATGCTCGTTGTATCGGTCCCGGCAGTCGGTTCGGTCACGCCAAAGGCCTGCAAACGCAATTCTCCCGACGCGATCCCGGGCAGATACTTCTTCCGCTGCTCTTCATTGCCATGACGCAACAACGTTCCCATCGTATACATTTGAGCATGACAGGCGGCGCCGTTACAGCCCTGCGCATGTATTTCTTCCAAAATCGCGGAGGCAACTGATAAGGGGAGCCCTGCCCCTCCGTACTCTTCCGGAATAAGAGAGGAGAGAAGCCCTGCTTCCGTGAGCGCTTGAACAAACTCTTCTGGATAGGCCCGGTTGCGGTCCTTTTCCTGCCAATAGGAACCTGGAAATCCATTGCATAGCTGCTTCACAGTCTG
This region of Sneathiella aquimaris genomic DNA includes:
- a CDS encoding acyl-CoA dehydrogenase family protein; translation: MMENEILVQIRQTVKQLCNGFPGSYWQEKDRNRAYPEEFVQALTEAGLLSSLIPEEYGGAGLPLSVASAILEEIHAQGCNGAACHAQMYTMGTLLRHGNEEQRKKYLPGIASGELRLQAFGVTEPTAGTDTTSISTMAVRDGDEYVINGQKVWTSRAEYSDLMILLARTTPKDKVQKRSDGLSVFVVDMRKTVGNGMTIRPIRTMINHATTEVFFEDMRIPADSLIGEEGKGFKYILTGMNAERILIASECIGDARWFIETASDYVRDRKVFGRPIGQNQGVQFPIARSYAQTEAAKLMVQKAYGLYDEGKACGAEANMAKMLASEASWAAGEACLQSHGGFGFAEEYDVERKYRETRLYQIAPISTNLILSFIAEHELDLPRSY